Proteins encoded by one window of Vibrio algicola:
- the secG gene encoding preprotein translocase subunit SecG gives MLLNVLLVIYLVASLGVIGLVLIQQGKGADMGASFGAGASNTVFGSGGSGNFLTRSTAVLATVFFIISLVLGHMSTVKHDSQWVAPSAGIEQSVDATDTKAATKTDTVKKVNTDEVPAAPVQSEPETSK, from the coding sequence ATGTTATTAAATGTTCTACTTGTGATTTATCTTGTCGCTTCACTTGGTGTAATTGGCCTAGTGTTGATTCAACAAGGTAAAGGCGCAGATATGGGAGCTTCGTTCGGGGCTGGAGCATCAAATACTGTATTTGGCTCTGGTGGCTCAGGTAATTTCCTTACCCGTTCAACAGCAGTATTAGCAACTGTATTCTTCATTATCAGTTTAGTGCTTGGTCACATGTCTACTGTTAAACATGATTCACAATGGGTTGCACCAAGTGCAGGTATTGAGCAAAGTGTTGACGCGACAGATACTAAAGCAGCAACAAAAACAGATACTGTGAAAAAAGTAAATACTGATGAAGTTCCAGCCGCTCCAGTGCAGAGCGAACCAGAAACTTCTAAGTAA
- the rimP gene encoding ribosome maturation factor RimP, which translates to MTGLEKQLMELLDAPVAASGYELVGLEFIRAGEHSALRIFIDHENGINVEDCAEVSRQVSAVMDVEDPITVAYNLEVSSPGLERPLFKPAHYQQFIDHDVNVVLKMAVNNRRKWKGVISAIEGEIVTVIVDGKPEQFALSNISKANLIPKF; encoded by the coding sequence ATGACTGGCTTAGAAAAACAATTAATGGAATTACTTGATGCACCTGTTGCTGCGTCAGGTTACGAATTAGTAGGTTTAGAGTTTATCCGTGCGGGTGAGCACTCAGCACTACGGATCTTTATTGACCATGAAAATGGTATTAATGTTGAAGACTGCGCCGAAGTAAGTCGTCAAGTCAGCGCGGTAATGGATGTTGAAGATCCAATCACCGTCGCTTACAACTTAGAAGTTTCATCACCAGGTTTAGAACGTCCACTGTTTAAGCCTGCTCATTATCAGCAGTTCATTGATCACGATGTGAACGTGGTACTTAAAATGGCGGTCAATAATCGTCGTAAGTGGAAAGGGGTGATTTCAGCCATTGAAGGCGAAATCGTAACTGTTATCGTTGATGGTAAACCTGAACAATTCGCTTTGAGTAATATCTCTAAAGCTAACCTGATACCAAAATTTTAA
- the nusA gene encoding transcription termination factor NusA — MNREILAVVEAVSNEKAVPRERIFEALEIALATATKKKSAHEIEVRVEIDRKTGNFETLRRWLVVAEVEFPTKEISIEAAQYDDESLELGDYVEDDMESVTFDRITTQTAKQVIVQKVREAERAQIVEQFIDNEGELVTGVVKKANRDAVIVDLGNHAESVILREDQLPRENLRPGDRVRGLLYAVKPEARGFQLFLTRSKSEMLIELFRIEVPEIGEELIELKAAARDPGSRAKIAVKSNDRRIDPVGACVGMRGARVQAVSSELGGERIDIVLWDDNPAQFVINAMAPADVASIIVDEDTHSMDIAVEADNLAQAIGRSGQNVRLASQLTGWDLNVMTVADLNKKHQEESVAAIENFMKHLDIEQDFAELLVEEGFSTLEEIAYVPINELLEVDGLEEELVEELRERAKNALTTLALVQEESYEGLEPAEDLLALEGLERELAFKFAAQGIVTLEDLADQGTDDLEEIEGLSAERAGELIMAARNICWFGDEE, encoded by the coding sequence ATGAACAGAGAAATTTTAGCGGTTGTTGAAGCTGTTTCTAATGAAAAAGCAGTTCCGCGTGAGCGTATTTTTGAAGCGTTAGAGATCGCTCTAGCCACAGCAACGAAGAAAAAAAGTGCACACGAAATCGAAGTTCGTGTCGAGATCGACCGTAAAACCGGTAACTTTGAGACATTACGTCGCTGGTTAGTGGTTGCTGAAGTTGAATTTCCAACCAAAGAAATTTCAATTGAAGCGGCGCAATATGATGACGAATCATTAGAGCTTGGCGATTACGTGGAAGATGATATGGAGTCAGTAACATTTGACCGTATTACTACCCAAACTGCCAAACAAGTTATCGTACAAAAAGTACGTGAAGCTGAGCGTGCTCAAATCGTAGAACAGTTCATCGACAATGAAGGTGAGTTGGTAACTGGTGTGGTTAAAAAAGCCAACCGTGATGCGGTTATCGTTGATTTGGGCAACCATGCAGAGTCTGTGATTCTACGTGAAGACCAATTACCGCGCGAAAACCTACGTCCTGGTGACCGTGTTCGTGGTCTGTTATATGCAGTTAAACCAGAAGCACGTGGTTTCCAGTTATTCCTAACTCGTTCTAAATCTGAAATGCTGATTGAGCTTTTCCGCATTGAAGTGCCAGAAATTGGCGAAGAGTTAATTGAATTGAAAGCCGCGGCTCGCGATCCTGGTTCACGCGCTAAAATTGCCGTGAAATCAAATGATCGTCGTATTGATCCTGTTGGTGCTTGTGTTGGTATGCGTGGCGCACGTGTGCAAGCCGTATCAAGTGAGCTTGGTGGTGAGCGTATCGATATCGTATTGTGGGATGATAATCCTGCTCAATTCGTTATCAATGCAATGGCACCTGCCGATGTTGCTTCAATCATCGTTGATGAAGATACCCACTCAATGGATATCGCAGTAGAAGCCGATAACCTAGCACAAGCGATTGGCCGTAGTGGTCAAAACGTACGTCTAGCGTCTCAACTAACTGGTTGGGATCTTAATGTTATGACGGTTGCTGATTTGAACAAGAAGCACCAAGAAGAATCGGTAGCGGCTATCGAAAACTTCATGAAGCATTTAGACATCGAACAAGACTTTGCTGAGTTATTGGTTGAAGAAGGTTTCTCTACTCTAGAAGAAATTGCTTATGTACCAATTAACGAGCTTTTAGAAGTCGATGGTCTTGAAGAAGAATTAGTAGAAGAACTACGTGAGCGTGCTAAAAATGCATTGACCACTCTTGCACTAGTTCAAGAAGAATCTTATGAAGGTCTAGAACCTGCTGAAGACCTACTTGCACTTGAAGGGCTTGAACGTGAACTCGCGTTTAAATTTGCCGCTCAAGGCATCGTAACTTTAGAAGATTTAGCCGACCAAGGTACTGACGATTTAGAAGAAATCGAAGGCCTAAGCGCAGAACGTGCGGGAGAGCTTATTATGGCTGCTCGTAACATTTGCTGGTTTGGCGACGAAGAATAA